Part of the Streptomyces sp. HSG2 genome, GTTCCGACCGGGTTCCCGACGCACGCCCGGTCGTCGCCGAGGGCGTTGTTGACGGAGTGGCAGAGCGCGTCGACCCACTGGCTGTGGGAGCCGGTGTCCGCGTTGTAGGTGATCGTGACCTGGCCCCCGGGCAACCCGCCGCCCTCCTCGATCAGGCGGCGCGCCTCCTCCGGGTCGTAGTCGCACGCGTCCCCGCACAGCCCGGCCTTGAAGCCGCCGTCCGCGCCGAGGACGGGCGAGGTCCAGTCGCTGGCCGGCGTCCGGGTCCGCTGGAAGATCTTCTCGGTGATCTGCCGCCGGTCGATCGCCATGGACAGCCCCCGACGCACCTTCTCCGCGCCGTCGCGGCTCCAGGCCTCGTCGTAGTACGGGAAGGCCAGCGTCTGGAGGATGCCCGCGGGGGTGTTGATGTAGCGGTCGCCCAGGTCCCTGCCGACGTTCTTGAGCTGGGAGGCCGGCACGTCGTCGACGAGGTCGAGGTTCCCGGCCATCAGGTCGGTGTAGGCGGTGTTGCTGTCGGTGTACACCACCAGGTCGACGCCGCCGTTGAGGGCCGCGTCGTCTCCCGGGTACGCCTCCCACTTGCGCAGCGACATCCGGGCGCCCCGCCGGTAGGAGTCGACGCGGTAGGGCCCGTTGCCGATCGGCTTGGCCAGCCAGGCGTCGTGGTCCTCGAAGAACGCACGCGGCAGGGGCGCGTAGGCCGGGTAGCCGAGGGTCTCGGGGAAGGTGGAGAACTTCTGGCTCAGCCGCACCGTGAAGGTCCGCTCGCCGGTGACCTCCAGCCCGGAGAGCGTGTCGGCGGTCGGCTCGCCGCCGTCCTCGGGGTGGACCTCGTCGTAGCCCTCGATGTAGCTGAAGAAGTAGGCGTTGCGCTGGTTGTTGCGCAGGGCCGCGCCGTAGTTCCAGGCATCGACGAAGGACCGAGCGGTCACCGGCTCGCCGTTGCTGAAGGTCCAGCCGTCCTCGACGGTGACGTCGAACGTCCTGGAGTCGGAGGTCTCGATGCTCTCGGCGAGCATGTCCCGGGCCTGACCGGTCTCGGGGTCGTAGGTCTTCAGACCCCGGAAGATCATGTCCAGCACCTTGCC contains:
- a CDS encoding ABC transporter substrate-binding protein, which produces MRGAKPGKWAVCAVAVVLAASGCGSGGGGDGGGVLSSSWGDPQNPLEPANTNEVQGGKVLDMIFRGLKTYDPETGQARDMLAESIETSDSRTFDVTVEDGWTFSNGEPVTARSFVDAWNYGAALRNNQRNAYFFSYIEGYDEVHPEDGGEPTADTLSGLEVTGERTFTVRLSQKFSTFPETLGYPAYAPLPRAFFEDHDAWLAKPIGNGPYRVDSYRRGARMSLRKWEAYPGDDAALNGGVDLVVYTDSNTAYTDLMAGNLDLVDDVPASQLKNVGRDLGDRYINTPAGILQTLAFPYYDEAWSRDGAEKVRRGLSMAIDRRQITEKIFQRTRTPASDWTSPVLGADGGFKAGLCGDACDYDPEEARRLIEEGGGLPGGQVTITYNADTGSHSQWVDALCHSVNNALGDDRACVGNPVGTFADFRGRISERKMSGPFRAGWQMDYPLIQNFLQPLYYTDGSSNDGKWSNEEFDALVDRANAETDAAAAVRTFQQAEDVLRDDMAAIPLWYQNGSAGYSERLSDVRLNPFSVPVYHEIKVG